CTGTTTTTATATACAGTGGTGTTATTGGTGCTACTGATCAAGGCCGCTTCGCTTTACATATGCCAGCAATTGACATGTTTTCTATTGGCAATAAATATTTAGGTGGTGGAAAATTTTTTCGTGGTTCCGTCCGGTATCTCATGAACCTGAATGAAGTATGTCTATTTGCTTTTCAAGGTCATCAATGCGGGACATAAGCGCAAGAATGGCCTCATGATGCAACGCGGCCGCAACGCCTGAAGTATCCACGCCAAGAACGCCTTCGACGACAGTGCCATCAGTTAACGTCCTGTTCTGCCCCTCA
The Kosakonia oryzae genome window above contains:
- a CDS encoding tail fiber domain-containing protein, which codes for MNNADERIKTNIQRITDPLDKMMQLRGVSWDRLDGYAGGLGFIAQDVQKVFPGSVYEGQNRTLTDGTVVEGVLGVDTSGVAAALHHEAILALMSRIDDLEKQIDILHSGS